The genomic window cttatgccatgTCACGATATCTAAAATCTATGacaatatctagtctcatattacaatatcgatatattgcccagccctagttTAATGCTCTCCTATAAATTGTCTCTCTTCAGATGTTACATGTGACTCACTGGCAccagctgtcacacacatatTACTCAGTTACACCTCTTGTGTCTAGTGAAGGGCAAGCAGCCTGCAGACATGTCCTCCCAGGAAGATGGGGCTGCAGAGCAGGACCCTGAGACCAAGCTGTCCGACTCTACCTCCACTGAGACTGATGCCACCGGTGGAGCCATCATCACTGTCACCATAGGGGCAACCGTACCCACAGGGTTTGAACACACTGCTGCAGAGGAGGTCAAGGAGAAGATTGGGGTTGACGTGCGAATCAGCAAAGATCGCGGTCGTATATACTTTCCAATAACTACTGACAAGCTTTTCCAGGTAAGATGAGACCAAGAGCAAATGCGAGAGCGTTTCTAAATGCTAAATTGTGTTATAGACAGAGGAAAATTTGATTTGATGCTAAATAATAGTAATTTATATGTATAATACTGTTTATATGGAGCCCAGTGGTGATATACTGGAACCCCCAGTTTGATTTTACCtggtaaaaaaaagtgtgcatgcAGAGAAATCTTCTAAAGCATCTAAAATCTATCTGACTTAGGGCTACAACtaagaattattttcattatcgattcatctgtcaattattttctcaattaagcaatcagttgtttggtctataaaatgtcaaaaatgtctatcactgtttcccaaagcccaagatgacacCCTCAAATGTTgctttgtcctgaccaacagtccacaacccaaagatattcagtttactgtcataggggactgaagaaaccaaaaaatattcatttgtatTATATTCTACTAGAAACCAGAGTTGTGAACAGCTctaatctgtctgtctttctccctgGTCATTGAATTCCCCTCTGCAGGTCCATCTTCTGAGGTCTGTGGACAACCTGTTTGTTGTGGTTGAGGAATATGATCATTACCAGTTCAAAGAATCAAAGGTAAATTACAATCAGCTGTATTCTGTTGTAACTGATGttaagcacatacagtatgcattaTTGTCAGGGTCACAAACACTGTGTTTCATACAGGAGGAGACATTGGCGGAGCTGCAGGAGCTTGCCTCCAAACTCCCCTGGACTAATGCCCTAGAGGTCTGGAAATTAAATGGCACccttaaaaagagaaaagtccACCGGAGAGGAGGAAATGTCACCAAAGTAAAGCCTAACAGTGAGACCATTGACGCAACCGTGGCTGACACCGAAGAACAAGAACTACCTGAGGCTGGTGAAGGCCAGACGAAGGCGGAGACCACACCTGACATGGAGGCTAGCATGCAGGACTCAGAGGACACAGCACCCAAGGCCAAAGTAATCAAGTTTCGTGTGACGTGCAACAGGGCTGGTGACAAACACAGCTTTTCCTCTAATGAGGCAGCCAGAGACTTTGGTGGGGCCGTACAAGAATTCTTCCAGTGGAAGGCGGACATGACAAAGTTTGACATAGAGGTATGCACGCTTGTTCAGACTGGGCTGACACTATACTATTATACTAGCAGCGAATACCATTGTACTAGCCAAAACTCTGACTGTTCAGACACAGTTCATGCATAAACAGTATGAGCCAATGTTTCATTTAAGCAGtaacaaaagaaacaataacAGCTCCGTTACTAAACACTTCCCATGTAGATAAGATTGTCATGCCATGTGACAAGTTGAAAAATGCCACATTTGGCTCCAGCATTGTATCACAGATTGGAGGTTAGGTGTGgtaacagttttttaaataatatacaaGGTTTTCACACAGTGATAATGATCTGTGGCCTTTCTACATTCTACAGAGTTTGCTCAGTATTTTACTGCTTGGTAGCAGTTGCCAGTTGTGTGTAATTTGactattaaaatgtattttgtcgttacattacattcatttagcagatgcttttgtcTGAAGCAAACTCATTTAGTTCATAGACTAAATATAGTGTTAATAATAATTCTTGTTTAGCTGATATTCAAATGCATATTTTGatgcatgaataaatatttagtTAATTGCTCTATGTGTTTGTAAGTTTCAGTTTACTGAAGATATGAGACTATAAGATCAAAGTTGCAACTAACAGTAATTTCCATTATCAAGCAATGTGCTCATTGATTTCTCAATTAGTCCTTTGTTTActctattaaatgtcagaaaatagtgaaaaaatgcccatcacaatgtTTTAGAACTTAtcgtgacatcttcaaattgcttgtttttcttgacCAAGagtccaaaacacagaaatatgtAATTTACTATTAAAGGTAACAAACAAAAGAggcaaatcctcacattagaGAATCTGTAACCTGAtgatttttgcattaaaaaaaactaaaaacaatttatccaaattaaaaaatagttgGCAGTTTATTTTATGTCAGCTCTATAGATAACATTATATTtaatcatgtactgtatgttcctgTACTGTAGGTCTTACTAAATATACACAATGAGGAGGTGGTGATCGGCATTGCACTCACTGAAGAGAGTCTTCACAAGAGAAACATCAGTCACTTTGGACCCACCACTCTTCGGCCTACCTTGTGCTATGGCATGCTCAGGTAACTCTTCCAACAGTTACACCATGTGATCTCGATTACCTTACACTATCAGGCTCAAACTATTCTTTGAGTGTCTTTGTAGCCATGAGGGTCCATGGGacatacattttgtcatttgctaATGTCAGAGACGGTGAGGCCGTGTCAGTTTTTGAGTGTATCAGGTCCTTTACAAGCGTATATTTGAGACCctgaatttaacatttaatttacaatcagagtattgaaataaaatttaattccATAATTCTAATTGGCTGGATGATTTTGGTTCAGAAAGTCAAGgttgtagtttttattttttattagttttataatattttcacttttgaaCCACTCTCCTATTGACactcatgtcatgttttgtacAAAGTTACAGAGAAAGAGTTGCTGACAAAAATTCTGCCAATGCGTAACCACAGACTTTCACCTCAGAGATGAACAGTTGCTTACTCTCAGttacacaataaacacacatcaaaatGAGAAAAGGGTGCTGACAGACAAGGATTAAATTCTCAGGAATATGAAGTTTGCTTATCTAATCGTAATCTTCGAGAgaactgtttttctttgcacCTACGCAAAGTAAAGTTTGCCTAAacctgcattcacaccaaatctgaCAATGTGGTACCTTCCCGCAGGGCTGTGTGGAGGTATGGGCGTGTTTATTAGTTCTTTAGAACATTAACACCATGAAatgatcagaaaataatgtttgattttCTCTGAGTCACCGGTTTCTTCTCACGCCACTGCTccttctcttcattcactctgtaGCTTGCTCGACCACCGCTGTTCTCCGCCTTTCTCTTTCATGCTCTAGAtcgcttgattttttttaatgagtcgGAAAGCCAACAGCATggcctaactttacttttaacgttatcaaacgaagagaaatgtcctcccctcttcctagtaatgtcttgtactccctcatggcagcGTTATACAGCTGTGCTACATAGTAAACAAGGTTCTTCTTCCCATTAGCATCTTTGGTTTGATTGCCAGCATAAGTGATTTACCACCGTGTTGGATTGCGTTTTGGCAGAAGTTGATTTTGGTTCAACTTCTTCCTGCACAGCTGCCGCGGTTTTTTGCTGCACCCCATGTGGGAGATTTCTCTAAGTTGTTTCTCGGGCTTGACAAAAACACTTCCATTGAAAAGCTGACACTGAGGTAGGCCTGCTTGCCCTTAACAAGTAGAAACATATCCAATATCATTGCCCTAGCCAAGACAAACTCTTCCCTGTTGAGATCaattttcaattcacacacagactcaAATAACAGTAACAAAAGACAACAAGTAACAAACCACATAGACTCAAATATAACTGCTGCGTACACCATTATTACAATCTAATGTACTGAGGTGCTATTAACTTTGCAACATCCAGAGTTTTTTAAGGTGGTTGTTTAATTTAACAGGGTATATAATTGATCAACATATCAGTGATAGTGCAAGCCAGACGTTTGCATGAAGCATACAGAGTAGCAGTCAGTCCAGAACTGAGGCTTGTGGTGTATTATAATTATCACTGACCGCTTTTAAAGCCCTCAGTAGTTTCAGAAGTGGTTGTGACAAGACAGCGGTTTATGGTTTGTACAGCAGAAGCAATTAGCCTGagtaattattttaatagtCCATTGAGACACAATATTAACCCAATGCATCCATTGGGATAATATTGCACTTACACAAATGCAATATTATCCCAAGTTGAAAACATCATTTCAATAGCAGTAGCAACTGTAGTAAACTGTGTAGTGCTGTGATCACTTGTTGCCACAGTTAGAGATTTCCAGAAAATTTCAGTCAGTATATGCCCAAAAATAAATTTGTATAATTTCACATTCTGCATCAATGAACTTATCTGACAATAACACAAAAAATCATTATGTGCATTCCCAACAAGTACAATAAAAGCTGTGAGAACAAatacaaatcaaaacaatgtgATGCAGTGCTAAAAGTGACATAAATATGACTTGGATAAAATTCAAGTATTTCACATTTCGAGAGTCTACTTGTTGCAGTATAAATTGGCAATTGACTGACACACAGTATTTGAAGTTACTAATGTATCATACAAATAGAGATAATGGTGTTGAGGGAGGAGAAGTGCAGATTGGTGTAATGTTAATTGCAGGACATAGAGCAGTTTCATTAAGTAGTTTCACCACTTTGTGTTTATAAGCACTATGTTCATCATTCTGGCAGGTCAGTACTGTTTCTGCTGGTGCTGGACTCTGTGCAATAGGTTTGGTGTGTTGATAATGTTGTGATCATTTCTCACTAACTCCTGCATTAAATATGCAGTATGGGTGCAGGCAGTTTTTTACCCTGGTTTACAAGGTCTTGTGATCAGAGGTAGAGCAGTTCCTCATGAACAATATACTAAACCCCAGATTTCTCCTGATGGCCAGGCAAGAGTTTTGAATGGCAGCTCCCccaccatctgtgtgtgttaatgggtGAGGAAAAGGCAAAATTGTAATGTGCTTTGTCCTACTAAAGTTGAAAAGTGCTGTTGAATAACTGAAAAGGCCTTTTCAGAATCCAGCTGACTTGATTTAACCCTTCTAGATATGTTATTTCATTTACCATTTATATCCATACCTTATTGTCTGTTGACAGGCTGTGTAAACCTCAGGCATCAGATATAATACTTGATCCAATGTGCGGAACTGGAACTATACCATTGGAGGTAAGACATAACTTCTGCACCCAGACTCGCTATCTGTCTGTTCATTTTGCTCATGATTTGTTCAAAATATATTTGGTGTAATCAAATTGGCCTCCATGGGTGAAGTGCAGACTTATGCAAGCAAGTTTCAAAAGATCAGAGACTTTGTGAGTTTACAGAGAACTTTgcttatttatgttgttttcaaTCATCAGAGATGGAAAATGTAAGCTTACTTATCACAAACCTGTTTTACTTGGATTGAGCTGTTGGTCACATCTGGACATTTCTTAATGCTATTAGAAAATAGATTTCCTTAGTTGACAGATGGTTTGAATCTGAGGTTTAACAGATCACAGGAACTTTACACAATAACAAAACCACAGACTACTAATTCTGCTATGGTTTTCTTCACCAGGGCGCCATAGAATTTCCCAGTTCATTCTACATTGCCGGTGACAACAATGACATGGCAGTTAACCGCACAGTCAATAATACACGTCACATCCAGAAAAGGAGGGCAGACATGGGCAGGTGAGAGTGAACAGCCCAACATCTTAATAGAAGTTTGTTGGaatacatgtatgtgtaaatGATGATCACcataatgttttttatgtc from Thunnus maccoyii chromosome 3, fThuMac1.1, whole genome shotgun sequence includes these protein-coding regions:
- the thumpd3 gene encoding THUMP domain-containing protein 3 translates to MSSQEDGAAEQDPETKLSDSTSTETDATGGAIITVTIGATVPTGFEHTAAEEVKEKIGVDVRISKDRGRIYFPITTDKLFQVHLLRSVDNLFVVVEEYDHYQFKESKEETLAELQELASKLPWTNALEVWKLNGTLKKRKVHRRGGNVTKVKPNSETIDATVADTEEQELPEAGEGQTKAETTPDMEASMQDSEDTAPKAKVIKFRVTCNRAGDKHSFSSNEAARDFGGAVQEFFQWKADMTKFDIEVLLNIHNEEVVIGIALTEESLHKRNISHFGPTTLRPTLCYGMLRLCKPQASDIILDPMCGTGTIPLEGAIEFPSSFYIAGDNNDMAVNRTVNNTRHIQKRRADMGSVSGLPIDTVRWDLCNLPIKTSSVDIIITDMPFGKRMGSKKKNWDLYPSCLREMARVCRPGSGKAVLLTQDKKCFAKALSRMGGLWRKMHTVWVNVGGLHAGVYLLKRTGAVFGQTPEDVYESRGTVHTHEKGDKKDDEELS